From a region of the SAR202 cluster bacterium genome:
- a CDS encoding nucleoside hydrolase, with amino-acid sequence MKQPVIIDCDPGTDDAIALFLALNNPNWNILGITITGGNASLSDCVKNALYLLDVTNNSHIPVIPGASKAIVREFRYGYDYHGLNGMGLNTDGYEPDFKVDAISFISSQIEKSIDPVKIIALGPLTNIANTFKQNQDLLTNIDEIIVMGGGFGKGNITPYSEFNFYNDPEAASFVLNLNIDITLITLNSLENVFLNREQCKLLMTESLYGKATDIILTKWFEFRGELSNKGYEPCDVIAVAVATIPDICEYQYGSVIISCTSDEHAGESDLIIGQGKIRHAINVNLNRFIKLIRDSFSN; translated from the coding sequence ATGAAACAACCAGTAATAATAGATTGTGATCCTGGAACAGATGATGCAATAGCACTGTTTCTGGCATTAAATAACCCGAATTGGAATATACTTGGTATAACAATTACTGGTGGAAATGCTTCTTTGTCAGATTGTGTAAAAAATGCGTTATATTTACTTGATGTAACAAATAATTCACATATACCTGTCATACCAGGCGCTTCTAAAGCAATCGTAAGGGAATTTAGATATGGATACGATTATCATGGTTTAAATGGCATGGGGTTGAATACTGATGGATATGAACCAGATTTCAAAGTAGATGCTATTAGTTTCATATCTTCTCAAATAGAAAAGAGTATTGATCCAGTTAAAATTATTGCACTAGGCCCTTTGACTAATATAGCTAATACATTCAAACAAAATCAAGATTTATTGACAAATATTGATGAAATAATTGTTATGGGGGGTGGGTTTGGAAAAGGTAATATCACGCCTTATTCAGAGTTTAATTTTTACAATGATCCTGAAGCAGCTAGTTTTGTACTAAATTTGAATATAGATATTACCTTAATTACTTTAAATTCGTTAGAAAATGTTTTCTTAAATAGAGAACAATGCAAACTTTTAATGACTGAAAGTTTATATGGGAAAGCGACTGACATAATATTAACTAAATGGTTTGAATTTAGGGGCGAATTAAGTAATAAAGGATATGAACCATGCGATGTAATAGCAGTTGCTGTAGCCACGATTCCAGATATTTGTGAATATCAATATGGTTCTGTGATTATTAGCTGTACCTCAGATGAACATGCAGGAGAATCTGATTTAATAATTGGACAAGGAAAAATTAGACATGCAATTAATGTGAATTTGAATAGATTTATAAAATTAATTCGTGATTCTTTTTCAAATTAG
- a CDS encoding thiamine pyrophosphate-requiring protein — protein MKTLDIIAEILKIEGINYLSAFPTTNMIESAAKIGIKPIICRQERAGVGIADGFSRINNGSPLGVFAMQYGPGAENAYSGIATAYSDSVPMLLLPLGHPTDRDRIFPNFSSIESFASITKYAEQINYPGKVVDTMRRAFANIRMGRPGPVLVEIPTDVGEAEVSAELLKGYSTTPSIISQGNPSDIDKIAKILLGAKNPVIYAGQGVLYSEATLELEELAEISGIAVTTTMAGKSAFSEIHPLSLGSSSGVMNDAVYHYIDTSDVVLGIGTSFTKHGMTTTIPQGKTLLQITNDPRDISKSYDIKNAVIGDCKLVLRQLIDAIKDLQKNTNSDKYNQTVQNISQLKTDWLKKWEHKLNSKEVPMTPYRVINEFMKVTDPSNTIVTHDSGSPRDQIMPFYKSNGPRTYIGWGKSHGLGTGLGLIIGAKLAEPEKFCVNFMGDAAFGMIGLDFETAVRSNIPTLTVVFNNNTMAIEINNMQGSHDIYNTRDLKGDYTALAKAMDGWAEKVTDPEDIQNAFMRAKSATENGQAALLEFITSEEQDFSNRRAFS, from the coding sequence GTGAAAACCTTAGATATAATTGCAGAAATATTAAAAATAGAAGGAATAAATTATCTTTCAGCATTCCCAACAACAAATATGATTGAATCAGCTGCAAAAATAGGTATAAAACCTATTATTTGTCGGCAAGAACGTGCAGGAGTAGGTATAGCCGATGGATTTTCAAGGATAAATAATGGATCTCCATTGGGAGTGTTTGCAATGCAATATGGCCCTGGTGCTGAAAATGCGTATTCAGGCATAGCAACTGCATACTCAGATTCTGTACCAATGTTATTACTACCTTTAGGGCACCCGACAGATCGAGATAGAATATTTCCCAACTTTAGTTCTATAGAAAGTTTTGCGTCTATCACAAAATATGCAGAACAAATTAATTATCCTGGGAAAGTCGTTGATACGATGCGAAGAGCATTCGCTAATATACGGATGGGAAGGCCTGGCCCTGTACTTGTAGAAATACCAACAGATGTAGGAGAAGCTGAAGTTTCTGCTGAATTATTAAAAGGTTATTCAACTACTCCTTCAATAATCTCTCAAGGAAATCCATCCGATATTGATAAAATAGCTAAGATTCTTTTAGGAGCCAAAAATCCTGTTATATACGCTGGTCAAGGAGTATTGTATTCGGAAGCAACTCTTGAATTAGAAGAATTAGCAGAGATTTCCGGTATAGCAGTAACTACAACTATGGCTGGCAAAAGTGCATTTTCTGAAATTCATCCTTTATCGCTCGGTAGTTCATCAGGTGTTATGAATGATGCAGTATATCATTATATTGATACATCAGACGTAGTATTAGGAATTGGAACAAGTTTTACAAAGCATGGTATGACAACAACTATTCCTCAAGGTAAAACTTTGCTACAAATAACAAACGACCCTAGAGATATTTCAAAAAGTTACGATATAAAAAATGCAGTAATCGGAGATTGCAAATTGGTTTTACGACAATTAATTGATGCAATTAAAGATTTACAAAAAAATACAAATTCAGATAAATATAATCAAACAGTGCAAAATATAAGCCAACTTAAAACCGATTGGTTAAAAAAATGGGAACATAAACTAAATTCAAAAGAAGTACCCATGACACCATATCGTGTTATCAATGAGTTTATGAAAGTTACTGATCCTAGCAACACAATTGTTACTCATGACTCAGGTAGCCCTCGTGATCAAATAATGCCTTTTTATAAATCTAACGGCCCAAGAACTTATATTGGTTGGGGGAAATCTCATGGATTAGGTACTGGGCTTGGATTAATTATTGGTGCCAAATTAGCAGAGCCTGAGAAGTTTTGTGTAAACTTTATGGGTGACGCTGCATTTGGAATGATAGGTTTAGATTTTGAAACCGCTGTTCGATCTAATATCCCAACACTTACAGTTGTATTCAATAACAATACAATGGCTATAGAAATAAATAATATGCAAGGATCTCATGATATATATAACACTCGAGACCTCAAAGGAGACTACACTGCTCTTGCGAAAGCAATGGATGGATGGGCTGAAAAAGTAACTGACCCAGAAGATATACAAAATGCATTTATGAGAGCTAAATCTGCCACAGAAAATGGCCAAGCTGCTTTATTGGAATTTATCACAAGTGAAGAACAAGACTTTTCTAATAGAAGAGCTTTTTCATGA
- a CDS encoding NADP-dependent oxidoreductase, translated as MDELKNRALILNSRPNGYPDDSNFKLIEIDIPDINPGEFIVKVLWLSVDPYMRGRMSDKKSYAPSVEIGDIMVGGAVGKIISSRNSEFEVGDLVEGRFGWQEYAISNGSNARKLTIQEADISKALGVLGMPGLTAYFGLFSLGKPIPNDTVVISAASGAVGAVVGQLAKLAGCKVVGIVGSDTKASYIKDELNFDHAINYKKEDVCNRLLDLCPYGIDIYFDNVGGEILEAVLENLAFRARIVVCGQIAQYNLANDEVAYGITNFRNILTNQATVEGFIVSRFAPDFPQALSYLESLFIEGKLKTKEDITYKLENTPEALLRVLTGKNFGKQIVKIA; from the coding sequence GTGGATGAATTAAAAAACAGAGCATTGATATTAAATTCTCGCCCTAATGGATATCCTGATGACTCTAACTTTAAGTTAATTGAAATTGATATTCCTGATATAAATCCTGGAGAATTTATTGTTAAAGTGCTTTGGTTATCTGTAGACCCTTACATGAGAGGAAGAATGAGTGATAAGAAATCATATGCTCCTTCTGTTGAAATCGGCGATATTATGGTTGGAGGCGCAGTAGGTAAAATTATTTCAAGTCGAAATTCTGAATTTGAAGTTGGAGATTTGGTTGAAGGTAGATTTGGATGGCAAGAGTATGCTATTTCAAATGGGAGTAATGCGAGAAAATTGACAATTCAAGAGGCTGACATCTCAAAAGCCTTAGGTGTTTTAGGAATGCCAGGACTAACGGCATATTTTGGATTGTTTTCTTTAGGTAAACCTATTCCAAATGATACTGTAGTTATTTCTGCAGCTTCTGGTGCGGTTGGGGCAGTTGTTGGGCAATTAGCAAAATTGGCTGGTTGTAAAGTTGTTGGTATTGTTGGTTCAGATACGAAAGCGTCATACATAAAAGATGAATTGAATTTTGACCATGCTATTAACTATAAAAAAGAAGACGTATGTAATAGATTATTAGATCTTTGTCCTTATGGTATTGATATATATTTTGATAATGTTGGGGGTGAGATTTTAGAAGCTGTTTTAGAAAACCTTGCATTTAGAGCTCGTATTGTTGTTTGTGGACAAATAGCTCAATATAATTTAGCCAATGATGAAGTCGCTTATGGAATAACTAATTTTCGGAATATACTTACTAATCAAGCTACTGTTGAAGGATTTATTGTAAGCAGATTTGCGCCAGATTTCCCTCAAGCACTTTCTTACTTAGAAAGTTTGTTTATTGAAGGCAAATTAAAAACTAAGGAAGATATTACATATAAATTAGAAAACACTCCTGAGGCATTATTAAGAGTATTAACTGGAAAAAATTTTGGTAAGCAAATTGTAAAAATAGCATAG
- a CDS encoding mandelate racemase/muconate lactonizing enzyme family protein has protein sequence MKVTGVKTYVVENEPGERSGGGDPTIKWYVGGKFFLILELMTDEGIIGIGEKVTGSSFTGDMTWHTFESQIKLVHETVEAFVVGQDPFNIEKIWYDMYAGRHDYRLPSMHYGMILSGIEMALWDIVGKATNQPIYNLLGGKYWEKLRAYAYMPPIPEGKAENAGKIAENLLKNGNSACKFDPFHPIQGPARDIGLSEITYCENIFKSIRSAVGNELEVGLGTHGQLTTYSAIRVAKAIEPYQPFWFEEPVPPENIDEMARVAAHTSIPIATGERLATIFQFSEIIRKQAAQIIQIDIGQCGGIMVGKKVAGIAEASYAVIAPHMYCGPIAAAAALQVAACSPNFMITEANQGPLHKKIFKEPIVFKDGFIQIPEGPGLGVELDENVIKSHLVS, from the coding sequence ATGAAGGTTACTGGCGTAAAAACCTATGTTGTTGAAAATGAACCTGGAGAAAGATCAGGTGGAGGAGACCCAACAATCAAATGGTATGTAGGTGGTAAATTTTTTCTGATTTTAGAACTCATGACAGATGAAGGAATTATAGGTATCGGCGAAAAAGTAACTGGAAGTTCTTTTACTGGTGATATGACATGGCATACATTTGAATCTCAAATAAAATTAGTACATGAAACTGTAGAAGCTTTTGTTGTAGGTCAAGATCCATTTAATATCGAAAAAATTTGGTACGACATGTATGCAGGCCGTCATGATTATCGATTACCAAGTATGCATTACGGAATGATTTTATCAGGAATAGAAATGGCACTTTGGGATATAGTAGGTAAGGCTACTAATCAACCAATTTATAATCTACTAGGTGGAAAATACTGGGAAAAACTAAGAGCTTATGCTTATATGCCTCCAATACCAGAAGGGAAAGCAGAAAATGCTGGAAAAATTGCAGAAAACTTATTAAAAAACGGTAACTCGGCTTGTAAATTTGACCCTTTTCACCCAATTCAAGGACCGGCAAGGGATATTGGCTTATCAGAAATAACTTATTGTGAAAACATATTTAAAAGTATCAGATCTGCTGTAGGTAATGAATTAGAAGTTGGTCTTGGAACCCATGGACAGCTTACTACTTATAGTGCTATTAGAGTTGCTAAGGCTATAGAACCTTACCAACCTTTTTGGTTTGAAGAACCAGTTCCACCAGAGAATATTGATGAAATGGCAAGAGTGGCAGCTCATACAAGTATTCCTATAGCTACTGGTGAAAGACTTGCTACAATTTTCCAATTTTCAGAAATAATTAGGAAACAAGCCGCGCAAATAATACAAATTGATATTGGACAGTGCGGTGGAATTATGGTTGGGAAAAAAGTCGCAGGGATTGCAGAAGCCAGTTATGCCGTAATTGCACCACATATGTACTGCGGTCCTATAGCTGCTGCTGCTGCTTTACAAGTCGCTGCATGTTCTCCAAATTTCATGATAACTGAAGCAAATCAAGGCCCATTACATAAAAAAATATTCAAAGAACCGATCGTATTTAAAGATGGATTTATTCAAATACCTGAAGGTCCTGGGTTAGGTGTTGAATTGGATGAAAATGTTATTAAAAGCCACCTTGTGAGCTAA
- a CDS encoding M42 family metallopeptidase, with translation MNKTIKLLEKLSNGHGPTGFEGQIRQIIREEITNPEINIDTDGLGSLICKIEKDKQFPKIMLSAHMDELGLMVRYITEEGFIKFQTLGGWLDQSIVNQRWIIMTKSGNIKGVTGIKTVHVMNETERKQIFPKDNLFIDVGAKDKKDAEERLGILPGDPISPDSSFEFLNSENMLLGKAWDDRVGVALLIETLNSLDTKNLPNNVFGSCTVQEEVGLRGAITSSYTIAPDININLEVGVAGDYPGMNPNLAQEKLSSGPSIFLHDSSMIPNLKLRDFCIDTAKKLSIPIQFSVISGYGEDGAAAQKSFGGIPAINIGIPTRYLHSHNGIIDLNDFIKAKTLVKSLVENLDTTTVKSIKSFD, from the coding sequence ATGAACAAAACTATTAAATTATTAGAAAAATTATCAAATGGTCATGGTCCTACTGGATTTGAAGGTCAAATTAGACAAATTATACGAGAAGAAATAACAAATCCTGAAATTAATATTGATACTGACGGCCTTGGTTCGTTAATTTGTAAAATTGAAAAAGACAAACAGTTTCCCAAAATCATGCTTTCTGCCCACATGGATGAATTAGGTTTAATGGTTCGGTATATAACTGAAGAAGGATTTATAAAATTTCAAACATTAGGTGGTTGGTTAGACCAATCAATAGTAAATCAACGATGGATCATTATGACCAAATCAGGAAATATTAAAGGCGTAACAGGTATCAAGACCGTGCATGTAATGAATGAGACAGAACGCAAACAAATCTTTCCAAAAGATAATCTATTCATTGATGTTGGTGCAAAAGATAAAAAAGACGCTGAAGAGAGATTAGGAATATTGCCGGGTGATCCAATAAGCCCAGATAGTTCATTTGAATTCCTTAACAGTGAAAATATGTTATTAGGAAAAGCTTGGGATGATCGAGTTGGTGTTGCTTTACTAATTGAAACATTAAATTCTTTGGATACAAAAAATTTACCCAATAATGTTTTTGGTTCATGTACAGTACAGGAAGAAGTAGGCCTTAGAGGAGCTATTACAAGTAGTTATACTATAGCTCCAGATATAAATATTAACCTAGAAGTTGGAGTAGCGGGAGATTACCCTGGTATGAATCCAAATTTAGCACAAGAGAAATTGAGTTCTGGGCCTTCAATATTTTTACATGATAGTTCTATGATACCCAATTTAAAACTCCGCGATTTTTGTATTGATACTGCAAAGAAACTTAGTATTCCTATTCAATTTTCTGTAATTTCAGGTTATGGAGAAGATGGTGCAGCAGCCCAAAAGTCTTTTGGAGGTATTCCTGCAATTAACATAGGCATTCCTACAAGATACCTACACAGCCATAATGGAATAATTGATCTTAATGACTTTATTAAAGCAAAAACGTTGGTTAAAAGCTTAGTTGAAAATTTAGATACAACTACAGTCAAATCAATTAAATCTTTTGATTAA
- a CDS encoding M48 family metallopeptidase, with protein sequence MNILFWIIFIAILFEFILGVIVTILNIRSLNTTLPEGINDIYDASDYKKSQEYTLTRSKFSLVINFAQITALMIFWFSGGFNFIDQIIRALEFHEIINGILFIFILSGLSMLLNLPFDLYGTFIIEERFGFNKTTLSTYFIDTLKSLILSLVIGTPLIAGILFFFAYSGTLAWLYAWIFIIIISLIIQVIAPIWIMPIFNKFTPLEEGKLRNLIIDYTDSVNFTFGNIFIIDGSKRSNHSNAFFTGFGKTKRIALFDTLLEQLNEQEIVSVIAHEVGHSKKKHIITSTILSIINTGLMFFLLSLFIENNLLFEVFYMEKLSIYASIIFFGLLFTPINLLLSPTLQFISRKNEYEADKWSIETTTDKNNLISGLKKLAAKNLSNLSPHPLLVFLEYSHPPILDRIKAINLLKEKP encoded by the coding sequence ATGAATATTTTGTTTTGGATTATTTTTATAGCAATTCTCTTTGAATTTATTCTTGGAGTGATAGTAACGATTTTAAACATTCGTTCTCTTAACACTACCCTCCCAGAAGGTATCAATGATATATACGATGCTTCTGATTACAAAAAATCACAAGAATATACATTAACAAGATCGAAGTTCTCTTTAGTAATCAATTTTGCACAAATTACAGCCTTGATGATTTTTTGGTTTAGTGGTGGCTTTAATTTTATTGACCAAATTATTCGTGCTTTGGAATTTCATGAAATTATTAATGGGATTCTTTTCATATTTATATTAAGTGGTCTCAGTATGTTACTAAATTTACCCTTCGATTTATATGGAACATTTATTATCGAAGAAAGATTTGGATTCAATAAAACAACACTGTCTACTTATTTTATAGATACTTTAAAAAGTCTAATTCTTTCATTGGTTATTGGAACGCCTTTAATTGCGGGCATTTTATTTTTCTTTGCATACTCGGGCACATTAGCATGGTTGTATGCATGGATATTCATTATAATTATTTCACTGATCATACAAGTTATTGCCCCTATCTGGATAATGCCAATTTTCAATAAATTCACTCCGTTAGAAGAGGGTAAATTGAGAAATTTAATTATTGACTACACTGATTCGGTTAATTTTACCTTTGGTAATATATTTATAATTGACGGCTCTAAACGAAGTAATCATTCTAATGCATTTTTTACTGGGTTTGGAAAAACAAAACGTATAGCTTTATTTGATACTTTACTAGAACAATTAAATGAACAAGAAATCGTTTCTGTTATTGCTCATGAAGTTGGACATAGTAAAAAGAAACATATAATAACATCAACAATATTGAGCATAATAAATACTGGGTTAATGTTTTTCCTTCTGTCATTATTTATTGAAAATAATCTACTTTTTGAAGTTTTTTACATGGAAAAACTTTCAATCTATGCGAGTATAATATTCTTTGGCTTACTGTTTACTCCTATAAATTTACTACTTTCACCAACTCTACAATTTATATCTAGAAAAAATGAATACGAAGCAGATAAGTGGTCTATAGAAACTACTACAGATAAAAACAATCTAATTTCTGGATTAAAAAAATTAGCTGCAAAAAATCTTTCTAATTTATCACCTCATCCACTATTAGTCTTTCTGGAATATTCCCACCCTCCTATTTTAGACAGAATAAAAGCTATAAACTTATTAAAAGAAAAACCATAG